cccttaggcagtattattagacggcattgcttaaattttcattgttacacagatgatacccagctttatctatccatgaagccagaggacacacaccaattagctaaactgcaggattgtcttacagacataaagacatggatgacctctgatttcctgcttttaaactcagataaaactgaagttattgtacttggccccacaaatcttagaaacatggtgtctaaccagatccttactctggatggcattaccctgacctctagtaatactgtgagaaatcttggagtcatttttgatcaggatatgtcattcaaagcgcatattaaacaaatatgtaggactgcttttttgcatttacgcaatatctctaaaattagaaaggtcttgtctcagagtgatgctgaaaaactaattcatgcatttatttcctataggctggactattgtaattcattattatcaggttgtcctaaaagttccctgaaaagccttcagttaattcaaatgctgcagctagagtactaacggggactagaaggagagagcatatctcacccatattggcctctcttcattggcttcctgttaattctagaatagaatttaaaattcttcttcttacttataaggttttgaataatcaggtcccatcttatctgagggacctcatagtaccatatcaccccaatagagcgcttcgctctcagactgcaggcttacttgtagttcctagggtttgtaagagtagaatgggaggcagagccttcagctttcaggctcctctcctgtggaaccagctcccaattcagatcagggagacagacaccctctctacttttaagattaggcttaaaactttcctttttgctaaagcttatagttagggctggatcaggtgaccctgaaccatcccttagttatgctgctatagacgtagactgctggggggttcccatgatgcactgagtgtttctttctctttttgctctgtatgcaccactctgcatttaatcattagtgattgatctctgctcccctccacagcatgtctttttcctggttctctcctttagccccaaccagtcccagcagaagactgcccctccctgagcctggttctgctggaggtttcttcctgttaaaagggagtttttccttcccactgtcgccaagtgtttgctcacagggggttgttttgaccgttggggttttacgtaattattgtatggccttgccttgcaatataaagcgccttggggcaactgtttgttgtgatttggcgctatataaataaaattgattgaattgattgattgattgactgttgtCCCGTAAACACCAAAAATCCACTGTATGCTCAAAATAGCAGCGAAATAATGCTAAAAAGGTTACTGCAGACTATTTTAACGTTATTTGGTGCACCTTAATGTTgacgatttgttttttttttatacacacgATAACTAACGTGTGAACCAGCAGTAAAGCACCCAAGAGATTTCTAACTTTAGTGTCATCATGTGAGTTAATTGAATAAGTAAAGAAATAAAGCCAATAATAAATCCACAGGCTTGACACACAATAGAAGTTATGACTTAAGGATTAAAGAGGGAAAACGGTGACACCTTGTGGACACTCACTCCTcactcttcaaccgcttatccgggattgggtcacaggggcaacagctctagcaggggaccccagacctccctttcctgtgccacattgaccaccgctGACTGGGGGATCATGAGGcgttcccaggtcagtgtggagatataatctctccatctagtcctgggtcttccccgttgTCTCTTcctagatggatgtgcctggaacacctccctaaggaggcacccaggaggcatccttaccagatgcccaaaccacctcagctggctcctttcaacacaaaggagcagcgaccctactccgagctcctcacagttgaccgaacttctcaccctatatctaagggagacaccagccaccctgctaaggaagcccatttcggcaacttgtacccatgatctagttctttcagtcatgacccaaccttcatgaccataggtgagagtaggaatgaagactgaccagtagaacgagagctttgccttttgggtcagctccctttttgtcacaacagtatgatAGAGCGAAttaaataccgcccctgctgcgccaattctccagcAAATCGCTCCATTGTCCCATCAATTGTGAACAAGACCACGacatacttgaactccttcatttggggcaccgtattccctacctgtagtaggcaagCCATCAGTttcttgctgagaaccatggcgtcagatttagaggtgatgttcctcatcccagccgcttcacacttggctgcgaaccaatccagtgagtgtggaAGGTCACCAGCTGATgatgccaacaggaccacatcttctgcaaaaagcagtgatgagaccctgagcccaccaaactgaaaaccctccGCCCCTtgactatgccttgatatcctgtccatgaatatcacaaacaggattggtgacaaggcgcagccctggcggaggccaacctccactggaaacgagtccgacttactgacgagcacccaaacacagctctcattttgtgagtacagagattggatggccctgagaagggaccccccacTCCATACTCCAGCAGCACCTCTCACAGTATCTCCCGGAGTATCCCATCAtacgccttttccaagtccacaaaacgcaTGTAGAATGGataggcatactcccaggcaccctccaggatccttgtgagagtgaaaagCTGGCCAGTTGTTCCAggaccaggacagaacctgcattgttcctcttcaaagtttgactatcggctgaaccctcctttccagcaccctggagtagactttaccagggaggctgagtagagtgatacccctgtagttggcacacactctctggtcccctttgttaaatatggggaccaccaccccagtttgccactccttagtcaCTGTCCCAGACGtcaatgcagtgttgaagagacgtcttatCCAAGACAATCCCACCACACCCAGAgcattcagcatttctggatggatctcatcaaccccaggGGCCTTgctactgtggagttgtttgactacctcagtgactcccaccagggaaattgatgaaaatcctccatcagcttccagctctgcccctactgtctaatgcaggagttcctcaaagtgttccagcggtggattacatcctcagttgaggtcaacagagtcccatccttactgtagatgcTTGGaaggttccccattttcccctcctgaggtgcctcacggtccaccagaagccccacacaggactccattcagggactccaagaaggccgaatactccaaaatgctgttcagtgcatacgcacaaacaacagtcagagttttccccccCCGCCACCCGAAGGTGCAGGGAGGTGACCCTTTCATCTAacggggtaaactccaatgtagcagtgctcagccggggactcatgagtatccccacaccccctggtgcctcacaccctgggcaactccagagaataaGGTCcagcccctatcaaggagagtggttccagagccgaggctgtgcgtggaggtgaggcccaccagatctaactggtattgcttcacctcctgcacaagctctggctccttaccccacagcgaggtgacattccacactcCCAGAGTTAGCCCCTGGAACCTGGGTCTGGTCCGCTGAGGCCctggactttcactgccacccatggaatAGCGCACTCGACACCTGCGGTTctccctgcgggtggtgagcccacaaggtggagatggaaggtccacgttgccttttcgggctgtgcccgactgggccCCATGGCGACcctagctaccaggtgctcactGACGAGCCCTACATCCAGGCTTGGCTTCAGATGGTGGCCCTGGGCTTCCTCCGGGCTGgctcacatttcctctgcctggttctgtcatggtgtcttgtggaccattcttagtctggcatcTCACCTGAGactatttgccatgggagaccctaccaggagcacaaaggctccagacaacacagctctcaggttaatAATGgctggcacacaaacctctctaccacgataaggtgatggttcccttgTGGTAGTGTACTTAATTGCAGGTCAAGGCTGcagggatttgtttttttttttgtaaagtttaTCCAGCAGCTGTACATGAAAAGTAAAAGCATCACACAACTTTTGACACTTCTACAACAACATTTATTTTAGTATAGCTCATTTTGTATTAAAACAGTTACACAAACAAAatggtttattttacattttatacgTCAGTCACTTTTTTCTTATCATAAATCTGGACTAAAATAATAGTCTGAGTCCAATATACACAGAAAACCGCTGAAGACAAATAAGACttgcactttgaaaattaaaaaaagattcaCTTCAAAGCAGCCGTCGATGAGCATCTTTCTCATAATAATTTTCTATGGATTAATTAAGATTAGGATGATTGGAAATTTAACATAATTCTACTCAGAAAGGTCTTCATGTGTATAATTAAGACTCCAGACAGAGGTAGGCTTTTAACTTCATATTCTTACAAGTGTGTTGCTTTCTCATGTTGCTAAGCCACAATTTGAGCCATGTCGCTGAATATCACTGAGCCTTTTCTCCAGTTTGTCTGCCAAGGAGGTGAGCCGTGAAGTCGTCAACATCTGAGGCACTTGCCTCAGCTGCTCCTCCGGAGCGTGGGCCAGCCACGCTTTGATTTGTTCCAGGAGCTTCACTCTCTGTCTGTGCAGAGCCGTACCCCTGGAGCGCCTCGGTATGCCTGCCTCCTGGATGTGTCTGTTGGCGACAGAGGATGGTTTATGAGCCACAGAAGAGGAAGATCAATCTGGAGAGTCTACAGAAGATCACACCCACCTGCTAACAAATTTCTTCATTTTCCTCACACGCACACTGTGAGTGGAAAAAAATCCAGAGAGGAAAGACCTGAAAAAGTCACCTGAAAAACAAAATTTGGAAATAGCTTTAGTTTTTAACACAGACTATGTTGTTTTTTCCTTATTAACATCTTGTCATCATCAATCGCTTTTCCGGGctcaggtcgcaggggcaacagctccagcaggggaccccagacttccctttcccatgccacattgaccacctctgactgggggatcctgaggcgttcccaagccagtgtggagatataatctctccacctagtcctgggtcttccccggggtctcctcccagatggacgtgcctggaacacctcccttgggcggcacccaggaggcatccttaccagatgcccgaaccacctcagctggctcctttcaatgtgaaggagcagcgactctactccgagctccccatggatgaccgaacttctcaccctatctctaagggagacaccagccaccctcctgaggaagcccatttcggccgctcgtacccacgatctagttctttcggtcatgacccaacactcatgaccataggtaagagtaggaacgaagattgaccagtagaacgagagcttcgccttttgggtcagctcccttttcgtcacaacagtatggtagagtgaatgcaataccgcccctgctgcgccgattctccggccaatctcatgctccatcgccccctcactcgtgaacaagaccccaaggtacttgaactctttcacttggggcaaggccacaTTCCCTACCAGTAGTAGTCAattcatcggtttcctgctgagaa
The Thalassophryne amazonica chromosome 7, fThaAma1.1, whole genome shotgun sequence genome window above contains:
- the LOC117513508 gene encoding tumor necrosis factor receptor superfamily member 11B-like gives rise to the protein MVLSKKLMACLLQRSCQEGFYWTGDFCVHHTECGPGHGVRTKGTPQMNTVCEKCSNVSFSHTSSATEPCIKHTECTTEQTVLFPGSVFHDTVCGSCEDLTNGGDFFRSFLSGFFSTHSVRVRKMKKFVSRHIQEAGIPRRSRGTALHRQRVKLLEQIKAWLAHAPEEQLRQVPQMLTTSRLTSLADKLEKRLSDIQRHGSNCGLAT